GGGATTTCTTCTTCCTCTGCTGTGAGCGGTGTTTCTGCAGATTCTGCTGGTTCTGCTGTAGGAGCAGCTGCTGCAAGGCCTGCTGCTGTGCCAGCTGCAGCGCGTTGATCTGGTGCATCTGCTGCAGCTTCAGCTGCTCGAGCTGCGACCGCTGCTGCGCCTGGATCTGCTCCAGCTGCACCTGCTGAGGTGGGGCTTCCAAGGACGGCTCCACGGCCTCTTCCACATCCCTGACCTCCTGCTTGATGGTCATCTTGGTGACCTCCATTTGGCACTGGGAAGGGGTCGGGGAGCGGGCAATGGGGCAAAATGTGGAGGGGATGCTGGGGATGTCTGGGGGCTCTTCCTTCACCCTGACAAGGCCCAGGGGTTCTGGGGGGGCGTCCCGGCCCCCTCTATTGCCCTGTTCCAGCTGGACGCGCAGGGTCTCCACCAGCCGCTGTTTCTGCCTTAGCATGCACGTCAGCTCCTCGATCTGCTTGTCCTTCTCCTGCAGCATCTGGTCCTTGTTCACAGACGCGGGTGCTACTTGCAGGCGTTTCTGCAGAGAAGCTATGGAGAACTGGCAGGCTGTTGGGGCCGAGCCACTTAACTCCTCTTTGATAGTGCCAAGGTGctggggggagggatggaggcttAGCTGGGTGAGGGGAGAGCTTACCTATTTGGAAAGAGAAAAGTAGTCTCAAGATTCAAACTATAAAACCTGATATCTGGGCactataaaaacattttttttttaaaggacacATCTGATATAGAAAGGAGACCTACCATCTCCCCAAATGAGTCCCCATTACAGCTCGTCTCGTCTGGGCTCATCCCAGTTAGCGAGCGGTCCGAGGGGGCAGGAGAGACAGGCGGGGAGGAGCTAGTGCTGCCAAAGTGCATGATCTGCTGTGGAGCAGTGGTCATGAACGGGAAGGTTGCCAAGGTTACCACACCTGCATCTCCTGATTGGTGGACCAcagaggacagggcctggtgttGGGAAAgttgctgttgctgctgttgtagtagtagtagttgtttttgttgttgttgtgttgggtGGTTGGTTTTGGGAGCTCCAGCCCCAGACACTGTGGCACCCCCTGCTGTTGTAGTTGTTGcactaccaccaccacgactGTTCTGCTGAGCCTGGTAGTTCCTCAACCGCTCGATGAGGTCATTCTTGGTGCCTGATACAGGCAAGCTCCGCAGTTTGAGCTCATGCTTCAGTTCAGCCACCTGGAGGACAAAAGAAGGtgtcagaatgtgaaatgtttaGACACACAGTTGGTTTTGTAAACACAGTCAACTTTTTATAAATGCAACGGCTTTTACTGACCTTCAGGTCGTCCAGGTTAGGAGGCAAACAACCTGGTGTGGCCCCTCCCACATGTGTGACATTCTGCCGGCTTGGTGCACTTTGACTGTAGGAGGATGTCGAGGGGGCGGGTACGgccggagaaggagaggggccatTGGTGGGAGGTGGTTGATCTGTTAGTGGtctggagagaaaaaaacatgagTCAAAACGATGATAGGATAGGATACAGGCTGTAGTTGATGGGTATGTGAAGCAgttgtatacacacacacgcaaacacacactcactcacttggGCGGTGCAGGAAGGATGGTGTGGTAGTtgtagtgctgctgctgctggttgaGGATCTGCAGCTGGAGGAAGAGCTGCTGCTGGTGGAGGATCTTGGCGTAGGTGGAGTCCAGCTGAGGGGGCGGCTCGTGGTCGGCCTTCTGGTCCGGGGGGATGTACTGGTGGTACTTCAGCTTCCTCACCTTGGGCTTGTTGTCCTTGGGCTTCTTGGATCGCTGAGGGGGGCGCTCTGAGGTGGGCTTTGGCTGAGACTGCAGGGGGAAAGATCATTGAGACGTAGTGGATTAAACACTAGACTAGTCTACTGTTAACAACAGAAGCAATGCTAAACTAATAATACAAATACAATGGGTTTTGGTACAATACTCATAATTAGCCGTGACAGCTGCCACTAACCTTGATCAGTGCAGGGGCGGTTCTCAGAACTGCTGTCCCATTGCTCAACTTCACTGGTTGGCAGGGCCCAtagaagggaggaagaggagggggtggcGGAGGAACCTGAGTGAGAAACTGTGTGGGGGTGCTGTTGCAAGCTAGGGCGTCAGGGGGAGAGGGCAGAGGGCCGTGGCCCAGCGGAGACTCCTGACCAATGGGCTGCTCAGGAGAGAGAGTATCACTACTGTCCTCATCAAAGGAGGATATCTCCCCAGCAACCTTGGGGAAGTCTGTctctgagggagagaaagaggaatgaagagaagaaataacaaaagagtgaaaagagagaagagggaaaaaAGAGGGAGATAAATAGTGAGAAAGTAGAATAATGAGCCACCAGTGACAGTTCGTACAAAGCAACAATCTGCCTTGTCATCGTTGTTGTGATGTAGTGTGAGAgagccatgtaaaaaaaaaaaagccaggCTTTGTATCAACATTAGCCATGCCATCATTCCTCTCAGCAGCCAGTCAGTCTgttaatcagtcagtcagcatCAACAGAGGTTCCTGCAGTGGCAGCaggaggaggtggaggcctgCTGGGCCCGGGGCTTTATCATCATATTGTATATGGCTGGTACATCCCCACGTCTTTGACAAAGACCATTATGGATCTTTTATTTACTGACGGTAGGCAGTTGGAGCGCTCAGCGAGCACCGTTGGCTATTAATTTCCCATCAGTGGGAGATGATGAATAACCAATATGGGGTTTGATTCATTCTCTTCCTGAACCAATCATGTGATGGCTTCCCCTTTTCaccgccgtgtgtgtgtgtgtgtggcggagaGTGTGGAAAGCAGCACAGGTTGAGGTCATGTCCCTGTTCTCTGTGTGGATATGACTGCCTGTAATTTGATTGTTGTTATTAAGAGCCAGCGACAGCCGGGGAAATCCCCTGAGATTGAACCATGCTGGAACCTGACGCTCAGACATGTTTACATTCATCTTCACAGCAATCAATCTAGTTTCCATCATATCGTTTAACAGCACAGTAGAGACTACCTGTTATGTGAACTCTGGTGTGGCAATACATTCCTTTACATTTAATCCAACCAACTGTGCCAAGTCATGTCTTGATGCGtgcacaaacacaaccacacacccaaACTGACACTCACATTTTATAGTGTTGTGTGAAATTGAAatcaaaatgtttctgtgaacCGTGAATGCACAAATGCGAACAAACATTAGTATGATAAATATAATTTGCGCCCATGAGGGGCCCGCAGTGGGGAAGTTGGCAATGAGGTTGGCCCCTGCTCATCAGACAGTCATGAATTGACGGTATCTGTGTAAATACATATCTAAGGTTAACAATGATATCTCCATGCTTGGCAGCAGCTTCGAAGCATCTGAAGGCAGGCAAAGCCCTTCTAGATGGGCATGGTGAGAGAATGCCAACTTGAACATCAATATGCTTATTTTGGCTGGAGGAGGAAACGGCCAGGAGGGACAAGCAGAGGTTCTCACGTTttaacacacatacagtgcattcagtgtattcggaaagtactcagacgcttgactttttccacattttgttacgttacagccttattctaaaatctcaTCAACGTACTCACaacaacccataatgacaaagtgaaaacaggtttttagaaatgtttgcaaatgtattcaacttaaacagaaataccttattacataagtattcagaccctttgctatgagaatcaaaattgagctcaggtgcatcctgtttccattgatcattcttgagatgtttctacaacttgattgtagtccacctgtggtaaattcaattgataggacatgatttggaaaggcatatacctgtctatataaggtcccacagttgacagtacgtcagagaaaaaaccaaggcatgaggtcgaaggaattgtcggtagagctcagagacaggattgtgtcgattcACAGAttttgggaagggtaccaaaatatttctggtccctaaaaacacagtggcctccatcattcttaaatggaagaagtttggaatcaccaagactcttcctagagctggccgcccagccaaactgagcaatcgggggagaagggccttggtcagggaggtgaccaagcacCCAAtagttactctgacagagctccagagttcctctgtgtagatgggataactttccagaaggacaaccatctctgcagcactccaccaatcaggcctttatggtagagtggccagaaggaagccactcctcagtaaaagaaacatgacagcccgcttggagtttgccaaaaggtaagATTCTCAGAACATGAAAAACaaggtcctctggtctgatgaaaccaagattgaactctttggcctgaatgtcaagcgtcatgtctggaagaaacctagcaccatccctaaggtgaagcatggtaaatgcagcatcatgttgtgggtttgtttttcagcggcagctattgggagactagtcaggattgagggaaagatgaacagagcaaagcacagagagatctttgatgaaaacctgctccagagcgctcaggacctcagactctggcgaaggttcatcttccaacaggacaacaaccctaagcacacagccaagacaacacaggagtgccttcgggacaagtctctgaatgtccttgagcggcccagccagagcccggacttcaacccgatcgaacatctctggagagacctgaaaatagctatgcagtgatgctccccatccaacctgacagagcttgagaggatctgcagagaagaatgggagaaactccccaaatacaggagtgccaagcttgtagcatcatacccaagaagacttgaggctgtaatcgctgccaagggtgcttcaacaaagtactaaggaaagggtctgaaaacttatataaatgtgatattgcagtttttattattaataaattaggaaacatttctaaaaacctgtttttttgggggcattatggggtattgtgtgtagattgatgaggggggaaaaaacaattgaatccattttagctgtaacgtaacaaaatgtcaaggggtctgaataatttccgaatgcactgtacatacacacacatacactgagacAGACACAGATGCACAGTATTTATATGATGTGTGACTGGGTCCGATGTGAGCAGAGATCATATGAGATTGTATTCAGTACCTGTTCCTGATGACCTTCATATAGAGTTTCACTGGGTGGACTATTTTTGCTTATTCAGCAGATGTTTACATCACGCTAGTGAGAAAATTTGTGAACTGTGGTAATTGGAAACATGGGGCTTGTGGAATGGTGGACCTCTTACAATAACCTGTTTGATGCTGTTGAAATGATAGAATAGTGTAGTGATCATGAGAGCTCATTTGCTAGTGTGGCTACATAATATGGAGTGGTACTGTGTCTGTTAGATGCTGCTGCTTTAGTTACCTATGATGGCCTGCTTGATGCTGCTGCTTTAGTTACCTATGATGGCCTGCTTGATGCTGCTGCTTTAGTTACCTATGATGGCCTGCTTGATGCTGCTGCTTTAGTTACCTATGATGGCCTGCTTGATGCTGCTGCTTTAGTTACCTATGATGGCCTGTTTGATGCTGCTGCTTTAGTTACTTATGATGGCCTGCCTGATGCTGCTGCTTTAGTTACCTATGATGGCCTGTTTGATGCTGCTGCTTTAGTTACCTATGATGGCCTGTTTGATGCTGCTGCTTTAGTTACCTATGATGGCCTGTTTGATGCTGCTGCTTTAGTTACCTATGATGGCCTGTTTGATGCTGCTGTGTACAGGCAGGATGTTCTTGTGAATGAGCTCCATGGGGCCGGGCCGGTGGGAGATCTTGTCGTTGAGGTCGTCAGCCAGACGGGCCCTCTTCAGCTGCAGTTGTTTGGCCTGAAGGGAGGGTTCCACCGACGTCTCtgaacacacagcacacagcggGTTAGCCAGCCAACAACCATCAGGCACGTGATCTTTATCAGGGAACCAGGAAATCAAAGCTGTGAGTTTCAACGTCAATGCTTATGTAATGATGCAGATACGAAGGTACAAGCACACAGCACAGCTACCAGTTATGGCACTCAATATCAGCTAATGGAATGGAAGAGCAAACAATTGTGGGAATTtattttgtagcctacatttttcagGTGCAGCACTCTGTGGCTCAGGGAGGGGGCGCTGTCTGAGAAACTCACCCTCCAGAATGTGCATCCTGACCAGCTCCGACCTCTCCGGCCGACTTCGGATCTTCCTCTTTAGGTAGTCTTCAGtctgggagaggggagaagaggaagagaaaagaggaagagagaaggggagaaatgATTCACTTTTTAACCAGTTCACCATTGAGGGTCAGTTTAAAAGTGTTCATCTGACAGACACCACAAAGAGTGAGAGGAGAACGAAGAGAAACTCACCCGCGCTCGCTCTAAACTTCGTCTCTGTTCGTGGAAGGCAGCTGGACTTttcagagctggagagagagaagacattaaCAGGGCAAAGTGTATGTTCATGCTGATGTTTAAAAAACAAGTGGTTAGAAACTTATGTCCTCATGTACCAGGCAATGACTTCATAATGtactttacattttacatttgagtacTCAAAACCAATAGCATATCAGTATGCCTCTAGTCATTCATGAGTCAAATAGCAGGTTTCCATTTTCATGGTCTGACAGTCACAAGGTGGGAATGGAATGGAGACATCAAAGGGTTCTCCCTGAATGTGATTTTCCACTGTTTGAGAATTACTCCAGCCACTAGATATTGCTTCCCGGTCTATAGAGTAATGCATGTATTGTATATTGAGCTATCATATAGCTACCTTCAGTACCTTGTTTCTGTGGGGAGAAGTGACATGTAACCTGCTTCTGCAGTCAGAACAGACAAGAGACAGCGATAAAGAGAGTGCTAGCTAGATATTCAGTCACACTTtagctctccctcccccctctccctccctccctccctccctccctgcgaTGCACAGTGTGTGTTCTGACCGGGCGGGTCAGGTCAGCTGGCCCCAGGTCAGCATCTTAGTACCAGCACAAGCCTCAGTTCACCCCGTTGAGCATGAGCACATCACTGCCCTCATACCCCTAGGACTCTACCCCCGTACCCCCTAGCCTCCTGGACGGGTACATGACCGCCTTGGGCGGTGCGGTTCCAGCGCGCCTGtctgtcagtgaggagagaggagcgggAGGGCGATGAGGTCAGAgccaaaaaaaacatttatctgCATGAGCGCCCGCATCACTGGCCTCCAACCCCCTCGCTGCTGACACACTGCCCTGCTGTTAGGGTACAAGAGGGACTGCTGCGTAGCAGTTATAACATGTAACTGctctgctacactacagccatcTCAAACGTTTGTTTATTCTTCCTCTGGGGTTGATTTGAAAATCCAACTATTGTAATGGAACGGGGCGGCTCTCGGGGGCTGTGGGTGTTTAagtgagaaagacacagaggagagccaACCAGTAAAAAGCACAGCCCCCTTTATTATCGAGGCATTGTGCTGACAACATCAAAGAGCCATTCCAGGATCTGAAGTCAGAAGGCCCTTGAGAGTTAGGTGTTATCCTGAGTAGTTTACATCTGGTTGAAGTCTGCTGTTGTGTTTTTATAGTGGAGTTGAACGTGTTTAGTCTGATGCTGGGTGTTTGTCTGTGTAACTAACTGTACAAGAACCCCACTTTCACTCTcttttttcacttcctgtctggcttCCTTCCCGgcttcctccccttccttctaGTCACAACACCCCATTATGTAACCAAGACGTATGGGCTGAACAAAATGACCCTCATTACACCTTCTAATTGAATTTAAtgaaagataataaaacaataaTTGCTGTTGCTCTCATATTCTCATTGCATTAAAGAAGATTAGGGTGCTATGTTAATTAGGTATTCATTGTTGAAAGCGTTTTCTGAACCTTCCTTCGTCAAATAAATCAACCAACATGACTGCGGAAAATATATCTGGCCTCTTGAGCAAAACACTGTACATCCTGACCACTCGCCACTGAAGAAATGTACATGGTGAAAGAATCCTTCTCAGTCCTTCCCTGCGCTCCTAAATGGACTGACTGTCTGTAGCTAAGCTTATGAACATCATGGACCGTGATGGATTTATGCATCCAGAATAACGAGTCACCTAAGTGCACCTGTGAGCGTGAGGACAAGTGTTTCATGCATGATGGTGTGTGGATCACGTCTTCTCTGCAGTTCTACTAGTAGCAGCGCGCAATGTCTTAAAGTGGATATAAATAACATGTAAGGTAGGATATCACCAGGTCTGCTTATTATAGCCCAGTTTCacacagtgtgacacaaacacaccctTACACCACAGCCGGCTAACCATGCATGCAGTCGCACAAATATTGTTAATGATTCCAACAATGAGAAACAGTCATGATTGTTATTTAATTCAATACACGGTATGTGATATCACTAGCTATAACAGCCATCCAATAAAAACAGCTCATGTCAATCATATAAAACAATAAATCAACCGTCTTTAAACTGTCCaaaatggacaataaagtataTATTCTATTTTAAAAGGTAATTTTGATTCCTGTAATTGAAGGCTTGACAATACGTTTCATTGTTATCTTGAATTAGACAAATGCTtcaaattgcaaaaatctaaaTGTCTCTCCACAGagacatgagtgtgtgtgtcctgaaTATGCTTCACTGTTTTCTAGGTTAGAGCGTATACGCTATGGAAAATCCCATTATCTTGACTTTGTAATTCATTTTCATACACTCGTAACAATGTGCGTAAGCAAACGCATGACTGTTAGCCAATGTCCTAGAATGTTATGTTATCCACCCAACAGTGCACATTCAGACTAATGTTTGTCTGGACAAAGAGCCAATTGGCTGAACACTATTTatacaaaagtgtgtggacattccttcaaattagtggactatttcagccacactgtTGCTGATGggtgtataaaaatcgagcacacagccatgaaatctccatagagAAATATTGTCAGCAGAATAgatttactgaagagctcagtgactttcaacctggcaccgtcataggatgccaccttccaacaagtcagtttgtcaaatttctgcgctgccagagctgcctcagtcaactataagtgctgctattgtaaagtggaaacgtctaggagcaacaatggttcAGCCGCGAAGTGTTAGGCCATACaaactcacagaacaggaccgccgagtgcagaAGCTCGTAGCTGACgttggaagcaatgtcagcacaagaactgttcgtcgggagcttcatgaaatgtgttttcatggccgagtagccgcacacaagcctaagattaccatgcgcgTATACGCTATGGAAAATCCCATTATCTTGACTTTGTAATTCATTTTCATACACTCGTAACAATGTGCGTAAGCAAACACATGACTGTTAGCCAATGTCCTAGAATGTTATGTTATCCACCCAACAGTGCACATTCAGACTAATGTTTGTCTGGACAAAGAGCCAATTGGCTGAACACtatttatacaaaagtatgtggacactccttcaaattagtggactatttcagccacaagcGTCagctggactctggagcagtggaaatgcgttttctggagtgatgaatcacacttcaccatctggcagtccgacggacgaatctgggtttggtggatgccaggagaacgcaacCTGccgcaatgcatagtgccaactgtaacgtttggtggaggaggaataatgttcttggggctgtttttcatggtttgggttaggccccttagttccagtgaagggaaatcttaacgctacagcatacagtgacattctagccaattctgtgcttccaactttgtggcaatggtttggggaaggccctttcctgtttcagcatgacaatgcccccatgcacaaagagttccatacagaaatggtttgtcgagctcggtgtggaagaacttgactggcctgcacagcaggtgtccacatacttttggtcatgtagttacGTATCTCTGAGGCGGTGAGTAGAAATGTTGCAGGCCTCCGATTGAACCAGTCCTCCGGTCAGCAGTGATCAGAGGAGCCTGACACTGAGCATCACCCCTACAGTTAACACTCATTTAGCTCGTCTCTTTTTCTGTGGTTCAAACAAAAACATTGCTTTTACATGAGACCACTTCCTCACTGCTCTCTGATTGGATGGAGTGGTGCCACCCTGGGATTGCATAAGACagagactgtgtcccaaatggcaccctattcaatacAAAGTGCACTACACCAAAAATGTAAGAGGGAATGAGAGGAAAGAGAAGTAGCTGTCTGCACACTGACAGTATAAGCAAGGAGGACCTATTTTGAAGTGATACTCAGACCTAGAGGTTAAATATGTATTCAGGAGGGAAGCGAGAGGACAAGGGGTAGCGAAAGAAATAGTCAGGAGACATGATGACTCACCTGCCGTCAGGTGGTCGTTTAGCAGACCAATGCCTTTCCTGTGACTGCTACTCTTTCCCTCTCCTATCTCCTCACACCCTCTCCTATTCTCTGCCATCTCctcacaccctctcctctcctgttcacTGCCATCTCCTCACaccctctcctatcctctactATTCTCTGCCATCTCCTCTCCTGTTCACTGCCATCTCCTCACaccctctcctatcctctactATTCTCTGCCATCTCCTCACACCCTCTCCTGTTCTCTTCCATCACCTCACaccctctcctatcctctactgttctctgccatctcctcacaccctctcctctcccgttcTCTGCCATCTCctcacaccctctcctctcctctcctctcctgttctctgccatctcctcacaccctctcctctcccgttcTCTGCCATCTCctcacaccctctcctctcctgt
The sequence above is a segment of the Salvelinus alpinus chromosome 1, SLU_Salpinus.1, whole genome shotgun sequence genome. Coding sequences within it:
- the LOC139537555 gene encoding myocardin-related transcription factor A-like isoform X3, translated to MEAQAGEEPGPSGSAPASSDSAPSPHSEAVTNELQELSLQPAPNLLPLRDRKNVLQLKLQQRRTREELVSQGIMPPLKSPAAFHEQRRSLERARTEDYLKRKIRSRPERSELVRMHILEGEFLRQRPLPEPQSAAPEKYHVPDGCWLANPLCAVCSETSVEPSLQAKQLQLKRARLADDLNDKISHRPGPMELIHKNILPVHSSIKQAIIETDFPKVAGEISSFDEDSSDTLSPEQPIGQESPLGHGPLPSPPDALACNSTPTQFLTQVPPPPPPLPPFYGPCQPVKLSNGTAVLRTAPALIKSQPKPTSERPPQRSKKPKDNKPKVRKLKYHQYIPPDQKADHEPPPQLDSTYAKILHQQQLFLQLQILNQQQQHYNYHTILPAPPKPLTDQPPPTNGPSPSPAVPAPSTSSYSQSAPSRQNVTHVGGATPGCLPPNLDDLKVAELKHELKLRSLPVSGTKNDLIERLRNYQAQQNSRGGGSATTTTAGGATVSGAGAPKTNHPTQQQQKQLLLLQQQQQQLSQHQALSSVVHQSGDAGVVTLATFPFMTTAPQQIMHFGSTSSSPPVSPAPSDRSLTGMSPDETSCNGDSFGEMVSSPLTQLSLHPSPQHLGTIKEELSGSAPTACQFSIASLQKRLQVAPASVNKDQMLQEKDKQIEELTCMLRQKQRLVETLRVQLEQGNRGGRDAPPEPLGLVRVKEEPPDIPSIPSTFCPIARSPTPSQCQMEVTKMTIKQEVRDVEEAVEPSLEAPPQQVQLEQIQAQQRSQLEQLKLQQMHQINALQLAQQQALQQLLLQQNQQNLQKHRSQQRKKKSHKQQLKQQQQQLLSQQQQQIQSKNQQLLQSKHQHQQILQEQQQLKSQQVSQMFLNQQSRSTTSFPLDLLKTHSTPTLVTDSNGNHFLIALTNHCAESQGSETPQGTPHSKATNRIILQRLQSTPTKLPSESPLQLSSSDTQSKPKTQPGLVKQPTRKGQKAGLQVSTNHSPGVALSFSALPNLQPFFPNDDSSPSEKDASPSPPAQTEDLSPGLDHEPLFSPPSPKQTPSPNPPDDKDNGSTQHMDDLFDILIQTGEISATFKPAPDPSLARLRPNTPSPSHSQAPSPLQLQLHFSPPTPPEPETTKPGPGEEEELQAPATVDQDVSNTGSGRLEDFLESTTGKPLLGVEPGGPLTLIDDLHSQMLSTPSILDHTSSPMDTYELSGYTANPPGLNFGDHALDSMDWLDITMGGASNEIAGLAPLGPLGPHTPPSVFSADFLDSSDLQLHWDSCL
- the LOC139537555 gene encoding myocardin-related transcription factor A-like isoform X1, which produces MEAQAGEEPGPSGSAPASSDSAPSPHSEAVTNELQELSLQPAPNLLPLRDRKNDPTSFGPPPISNSMDKQRLRLELERRACQSLREVLQLKLQQRRTREELVSQGIMPPLKSPAAFHEQRRSLERARTEDYLKRKIRSRPERSELVRMHILEGEFLRQRPLPEPQSAAPEKYHVPDGCWLANPLCAVCSETSVEPSLQAKQLQLKRARLADDLNDKISHRPGPMELIHKNILPVHSSIKQAIIETDFPKVAGEISSFDEDSSDTLSPEQPIGQESPLGHGPLPSPPDALACNSTPTQFLTQVPPPPPPLPPFYGPCQPVKLSNGTAVLRTAPALIKSQPKPTSERPPQRSKKPKDNKPKVRKLKYHQYIPPDQKADHEPPPQLDSTYAKILHQQQLFLQLQILNQQQQHYNYHTILPAPPKPLTDQPPPTNGPSPSPAVPAPSTSSYSQSAPSRQNVTHVGGATPGCLPPNLDDLKVAELKHELKLRSLPVSGTKNDLIERLRNYQAQQNSRGGGSATTTTAGGATVSGAGAPKTNHPTQQQQKQLLLLQQQQQQLSQHQALSSVVHQSGDAGVVTLATFPFMTTAPQQIMHFGSTSSSPPVSPAPSDRSLTGMSPDETSCNGDSFGEMVSSPLTQLSLHPSPQHLGTIKEELSGSAPTACQFSIASLQKRLQVAPASVNKDQMLQEKDKQIEELTCMLRQKQRLVETLRVQLEQGNRGGRDAPPEPLGLVRVKEEPPDIPSIPSTFCPIARSPTPSQCQMEVTKMTIKQEVRDVEEAVEPSLEAPPQQVQLEQIQAQQRSQLEQLKLQQMHQINALQLAQQQALQQLLLQQNQQNLQKHRSQQRKKKSHKQQLKQQQQQLLSQQQQQIQSKNQQLLQSKHQHQQILQEQQQLKSQQVSQMFLNQQSRSTTSFPLDLLKTHSTPTLVTDSNGNHFLIALTNHCAESQGSETPQGTPHSKATNRIILQRLQSTPTKLPSESPLQLSSSDTQSKPKTQPGLVKQPTRKGQKAGLQVSTNHSPGVALSFSALPNLQPFFPNDDSSPSEKDASPSPPAQTEDLSPGLDHEPLFSPPSPKQTPSPNPPDDKDNGSTQHMDDLFDILIQTGEISATFKPAPDPSLARLRPNTPSPSHSQAPSPLQLQLHFSPPTPPEPETTKPGPGEEEELQAPATVDQDVSNTGSGRLEDFLESTTGKPLLGVEPGGPLTLIDDLHSQMLSTPSILDHTSSPMDTYELSGYTANPPGLNFGDHALDSMDWLDITMGGASNEIAGLAPLGPLGPHTPPSVFSADFLDSSDLQLHWDSCL
- the LOC139537555 gene encoding myocardin-related transcription factor A-like isoform X4, whose amino-acid sequence is MEAQAGEEPGPSGSAPASSDSAPSPHSEAVTNELQELSLQPAPNLLPLRDRKNDPTSFGPPPISNSMDKQRLRLELERRACQSLREVLQLKLQQRRTREELVSQGIMPPLKSPAAFHEQRRSLERARTEDYLKRKIRSRPERSELVRMHILEETSVEPSLQAKQLQLKRARLADDLNDKISHRPGPMELIHKNILPVHSSIKQAIIETDFPKVAGEISSFDEDSSDTLSPEQPIGQESPLGHGPLPSPPDALACNSTPTQFLTQVPPPPPPLPPFYGPCQPVKLSNGTAVLRTAPALIKSQPKPTSERPPQRSKKPKDNKPKVRKLKYHQYIPPDQKADHEPPPQLDSTYAKILHQQQLFLQLQILNQQQQHYNYHTILPAPPKPLTDQPPPTNGPSPSPAVPAPSTSSYSQSAPSRQNVTHVGGATPGCLPPNLDDLKVAELKHELKLRSLPVSGTKNDLIERLRNYQAQQNSRGGGSATTTTAGGATVSGAGAPKTNHPTQQQQKQLLLLQQQQQQLSQHQALSSVVHQSGDAGVVTLATFPFMTTAPQQIMHFGSTSSSPPVSPAPSDRSLTGMSPDETSCNGDSFGEMVSSPLTQLSLHPSPQHLGTIKEELSGSAPTACQFSIASLQKRLQVAPASVNKDQMLQEKDKQIEELTCMLRQKQRLVETLRVQLEQGNRGGRDAPPEPLGLVRVKEEPPDIPSIPSTFCPIARSPTPSQCQMEVTKMTIKQEVRDVEEAVEPSLEAPPQQVQLEQIQAQQRSQLEQLKLQQMHQINALQLAQQQALQQLLLQQNQQNLQKHRSQQRKKKSHKQQLKQQQQQLLSQQQQQIQSKNQQLLQSKHQHQQILQEQQQLKSQQVSQMFLNQQSRSTTSFPLDLLKTHSTPTLVTDSNGNHFLIALTNHCAESQGSETPQGTPHSKATNRIILQRLQSTPTKLPSESPLQLSSSDTQSKPKTQPGLVKQPTRKGQKAGLQVSTNHSPGVALSFSALPNLQPFFPNDDSSPSEKDASPSPPAQTEDLSPGLDHEPLFSPPSPKQTPSPNPPDDKDNGSTQHMDDLFDILIQTGEISATFKPAPDPSLARLRPNTPSPSHSQAPSPLQLQLHFSPPTPPEPETTKPGPGEEEELQAPATVDQDVSNTGSGRLEDFLESTTGKPLLGVEPGGPLTLIDDLHSQMLSTPSILDHTSSPMDTYELSGYTANPPGLNFGDHALDSMDWLDITMGGASNEIAGLAPLGPLGPHTPPSVFSADFLDSSDLQLHWDSCL